A stretch of the Channa argus isolate prfri chromosome 9, Channa argus male v1.0, whole genome shotgun sequence genome encodes the following:
- the lrrfip1a gene encoding putative leucine-rich repeat-containing protein DDB_G0290503 isoform X5, whose translation MGTQGTGRKRSTKKERSTAEDDALNLIAREAEARLAAKRAARAEAREIRMKELERQQKEIFQVQKKYYGLNTKSDDRVDSKWGDIEQWMEDSERYSRSLQIHTLSDDDERLSMGSRGSVRSDADALAACGGAGSPHKKSKKKKKHKHKDRDKNGYDDYYSVISSRSSRLSDDSRVSRASRVDLQPASYASSDLYSFNGLSSRNPGSTFNGYKSSLYEGSPCSGSRLVSGSVSHPLEYTSYRSSSSRASSRASSARASPVDNCSSVASYLRSKTSSNVLPRDLDNVTIPDFTDQLEDKDYLEKGSRAASILTTGTLTTSGGTSSRRGSGETAITVDAETSIREIKEIHELKDQIQDVETKYTQNLKDVKDVLAEMEEKYRKAMVSNAQLDNEKTNLMYQVDTLKDSLMELEELLSESRREFEEKVKEYEREKHAHSVLQFQFKEVKETLKQSEELLNEIRQLRIKQDGFVREISDLQETLEWKDKKIGALERQKEYTDAIRIERDELREEVVKLKDILKKHGIVLGPDLNINGDIGEAEVDGLPPSGDSVPNTAQDSQTSPTEGNSMLGNTEEIQLRSSAEEEVEPEQQQEMLKEEPKENHLSFDTHCNIADESTLKTSSEEQPIEKQQTCLPKEEDSIGDNVLSKDLNVDINGRPVTEAECVISKIICSPELGEILTSAEESVPERETAQGADLGEPSKSDLGEKEVKSGGVETQSDDSRGKCRKLFEEQECKQEVVEESNLRITESCPQQKGIEDVMKETLPESVSAESNPEPQQELENVIEAENDEIEEPSRSQPQGASATGKKKKRKRRGKKKGFTHEDKHQHKDGTEKQNSIEETDVELIKGDNWPKTEPNIDSSVTETFKELKMDHIEITQDRQETEDVATEVRVEPTESFSHKGALNEPNMEHVTNEHEEEQSLETKTVQEVEASLKIPYQMETTKESRIEPTKDEQDKEQLLQIEKVEEVDSLTSPSDANLSASDVTLILNIEDTDNKEFTSSVDDPKFGDPSNNGEDNPSEPENVHLVENEVGCVEQTKPECTTNNSSFETNSIQNTETESHNSSNGDITADQSEESNDFQMLSLKGLSHSESPPGPEEATGTVKEPGVDTEREGSSPSVSCHGDHQSEFNQDTIEKEKLTGNLRESEDLIEIDSSLHEEEGDTCDSATFTKNTELEAEECLLEPVAQAEQFCEIESQRVMCIDQTDEYHGEVSLETKAITTTTMSSRGESSREVSEIGFPVEQESAAVEDSGQENCKNYQENEKSIFLSAEQLHESSKDKSENHGSNPPSQHDSDEDENEQSFDFDDIDMEAAIASNPSGNPQQEEVEDGVEVMSDEGNIDSSGLCQSNTEPHENTQDKTVDDETDVKCLVEDSNRAGTLAEESSIFPQDSKNTHEEADCEKEENVCEEQVNTQKDETNEADEASLVTEEGKGLSVVEHNATSLDVVEEGLDVIQHEMQDKDLLLPKIADQGTSNKESPESGKDLKKNSKKGKGKSREECKMS comes from the exons GCAGAGGCCAGGCTCGCAGCGAAGAGGGCAGCCAGGGCAGAAGCCAGAGAGATCCGCATGAAGGAGCTTGAGAGACAACAGAAAGAG ATCTTTCAGGTGCAGAAG AAATATTATGGCTTGAACACCAAATCAGATGACCGTGTGGACAGTAAATGGGGAGATATTGAACAGTGGATG GAGGACAGTGAGAGATACTCACGTTCCTTACAGATACACACG CTCTCAGATGACGATGAGCGACTGTCAATGGGAAGCCGGGGCAGTGTCAGG TCGGATGCTGATGCACTTGCAGCTTGTGGTGGAGCG GGCTCCCCTCATAAgaagtcaaagaaaaagaagaaacataagCACAAAGACAGAGAT AAGAATGGCTATGATGATTATTACAGCGTTATATCCAGCAGG AGCTCCAGGCTGAGTGATGACAGCCGGGTGTCTCGTGCCTCCAGAGTAGACCTGCAGCCG GCATCTTATgcttcttctgacttgtataGCTTCAATGGTCTGTCTTCCAGAAACCCAGGTTCAACTTTCAATGGGTACAAG AGCTCCTTATATGAAGGAAGCCCCTGCAGTGGATCTCGGCTAGTCTCTGGCTCAGTCTCCCAT CCTTTAGAGTACACTAGTTATCgcagctccagctccagagCCTCCAGCAGGGCCAGTTCAGCCCGTGCCAGCCCAGTG GACAACTGCAGCTCAGTTGCAAGTTATTTAAGGAGTAAAACCAGCAGCAATGTCCTGCCCCGGGACCTGGACAATGTTACTATTCCTGACTTTACAGAT cagTTGGAGGACAAAGATTATCTTGAGAAG GGATCTCGAGCAGCTTCTATCTTAACAACAGGAACCCTAACCACCTCAGGTGGGACATCCTCCCGGAGAGGAAGTGGAGAGACAGCAATAACTGTAGATGCTGAGACCTCCATACGAGAAATCAAG GAGATTCATGAACTGAAGGATCAGATTCAAGATGTGGAAACCAAGTACACACAGAACCTAAAAGACGTCAAG GATGTATTAGCAGAAATGGAGGAGAAATATCGGAAAGCCATGGTGTCCAACGCCCAGCTGGataatgagaaaacaaacttGATGTACCAGGTGGACACACTCAAGGACTCACTCATGGAACTGGAGGAACTGTTGTCTGAGTCGCGCCGGGAATTTGAGGAGAAAGTCAAG GAATATGAGCGAGAGAAACATGCCCACAGTGTTCTTCAGTTCCAGTTCAAAGAAGTGAAAGAGACGCTAAAACAAAGTGAAGAGCTGCTAAAT GAGATTCGTCAGCTGCGTATAAAACAGGATGGTTTTGTTAGAGAAATATCAGACCTGCAGGAGACACTGGAGTGGAAGGATAAAAAAATTGGG GCTTTAGAGCGACAGAAAGAATACACAGATGCAATCCGAATTGAGCGAGATGAGCTCAGAGAAGAGGTTGTGAAGCTCAAAGACATTTTGAAG AAACATGGAATAGTATTGGGACCTGATCTGAACATCAATGGGGACATTGGTGAGGCAGAAGTTGATGGACTGCCCCCCAGTGGAGACTCTGTCCCAAACACAGCTCAGGATTCACAGACCTCCCCAACGGAGGGGAACAGCATGCTTG GCAACACAGAGGAGATACAGTTAAGAAGTAGTGCAGAGGAAGAGGTGGAACCAGAGCAGCAGCAAGAAATGCTGAAAGAGGAACCAAAAGAGAATCACTTGAGCTTTGATACACACTGTAATATTGCTGATGAGTCCACACTGAAAACATCTAGTGAGGAACAACCTatagaaaaacaacagacatgCTTACCCAAAGAAGAAGACAGCATCGGAGACAATGTCCTTAGCAAGGACTTAAATGTTGACATTAATGGCCGCCCAGTCACAGAAGCCGAATGTGTAATAAGTAAAATTATTTGCAGCCCTGAACTTGGAGAAATTTTAACAAGTGCTGAGGAAAGTGTTCCAGAAAGAGAAACTGCTCAGGGGGCAGATTTGGGAGAACCAAGTAAGTCTGATTTAGGGGAGAAAGAAGTCAAAAGCGGTGGTGTTGAAACACAGAGTGATGATAGTAGAGGTAAATGTAGAAAGCTTTTTGAAGAGCAAGAATGCAAACAGGAAGTTGTTGAGGAAAGTAATTTGAGGATTACAGAATCATGTCCTCAGCAAAAAGGAATAGAGGATGTTATGAAAGAAACCTTACCGGAGTCAGTCTCTGCTGAATCAAACCCAGAACCTCAACAAGAGCTTGAGAATGTTATAGAGGCAGAGAATGATGAGATAGAGGAACCCAGCAGATCACAGCCTCAAGGTGCATCTGCcacaggaaagaagaagaaaaggaagaggagaggcaAAAAGAAAGGATTTACTCATGAGGACAAGCACCAACACAAAGATggaacagagaaacaaaacagcataGAAGAAACAGATGTAGAGTTGATTAAAGGAGACAATTGGCCAAAAACTGAACCTAACATTGACAGTTCTGTCACTGAAACCTTCAAGGAATTAAAGATGGATCATATTGAAATTACGCAGGATAGACAAGAAACTGAGGATGTAGCTACAGAAGTAAGAGTGGAACCCACTGAATCATTTTCTCACAAGGGGGCACTCAACGAACCAAACATGGAGCATGTTACAAATGAGCATGAGGAGGAACAAAGTTTGGAAACTAAGACTGTACAAGAAGTAGAGGCATCTTTGAAAATCCCTTATCAAATGGAAACTACTAAGGAATCAAGAATAGAACCCACAAAAGATGAGCAGGACAAAGAACAGCTTTTGCAAATAGAGAAGGTAGAAGAAGTGGACTCTTTGACAAGCCCTTCAGACGCCAACCTGAGTGCATCTGATGTTACACTCATCTTAAACATTGAGGACACAGACAACAAAGAGTTTACTTCAAGTGTAGATGACCCTAAATTTGGAGACCCCTCAAATAATGGTGAAGACAATCCTAGTGAACCAGAAAATGTTCATCTTGTAGAGAATGAAGTTGGGTGTGTTGAGCAAACAAAACCTGAATGCACAACTAACAACAGCAGTTTTGAAACAAACAGTatccaaaacactgaaactgaatCTCACAATTCAAGCAATGGTGACATTACTGCTGATCAATCAGAGGAGTCAAACGATTTTCAGATGCTCAGTCTCAAAGGTTTGTCTCACTCAGAGTCACCCCCAGGACCTGAGGAGGCAACTGGGACAGTCAAAGAGCCTGGAGTAGATACGGAACGAGAAGGCTCTTCTCCCAGTGTCAGTTGTCATGGTGATCATCAGTCAGAGTTTAACCAAGACACGATAGAAAAAGAGAAGCTTACTGGAAACCTAAGGGAATCTGAAGATTTAATCGAGATAGATAGCTCCTTGCATGAAGAAGAAGGAGATACTTGTGACAGTGCAACATTTACGAAAAACACTGAATTGGAAGCTGAAGAGTGTCTTTTGGAGCCTGTGGCTCAGGCTGAACAATTTTGTGAAATAGAAAGCCAAAGAGTTATGTGCATTGATCAAACTGATGAATATCATGGGGAGGTGTCTTTAGAAACAAAAGCGATTACCACCACAACCATGTCAAGCAGAGGAGAGTCTTCAAGAGAAGTTTCTGAGATCGGCTTCCCTGTCGAACAGGAATCAGCTGCCGTAGAAGATTCAGGacaagaaaactgtaaaaattatCAGGAAAacgaaaaaagtatttttctttcagctgagCAACTGCATGAGTCTAGCAAAGACAAATCAGAGAATCATGGTTCCAATCCACCCAGCCAGCATGACAGTGATGAAGATGAGAACGAGCAGTCTTTTGATTTTGATGACATAGATATGGAAGCAGCCATTGCATCAAATCCCTCTGGAAATCCACAACAGGAAGAAGTTGAGGATGGAGTTGAAGTCATGTCCGATGAAGGCAACATTGATAGTTCAGGGCTGTGCCAAAGTAATACTGAACCACATGAAAATACACAAGACAAGACAGTTGATGATGAGACTGATGTGAAGTGTTTAGTTGAAGATAGTAATCGGGCAGGTACACTAGCTGAAGAGTCAAGCATCTTCCCCCAAGACAGCAAAAACACTCATGAAGAAGCTGACTGTGAGAAggaggaaaatgtgtgtgaagagCAAGTAAACACACAGAAGGATGAAACCAATGAAGCAGATGAAGCAAGTCTCGTTACAGAAGAAGGAAAGGGTTTGAGTGTTGTAGAGCACAATGCAACATCTTTAGATGTAGTAGAGGAAGGATTAGATGTCATTCAGCATGAAATGCAGGATAAAGATTTGCTTTTACCAAAGATTGCAGACCAAGGGACCAGCAACAAAGAGTCACCAGAGTCAGGGAAAGATTTGAAGAAGAACAGCAAGAAAGGCAAAGGCAAGAGCAGAGAGGAATGCAAGATGTCTTAG
- the lrrfip1a gene encoding leucine-rich repeat flightless-interacting protein 1 isoform X11, translated as MGTQGTGRKRSTKKERSTAEDDALNLIAREAEARLAAKRAARAEAREIRMKELERQQKEIFQVQKKYYGLNTKSDDRVDSKWGDIEQWMEDSERYSRSLQIHTLSDDDERLSMGSRGSVRSDADALAACGGAGSPHKKSKKKKKHKHKDRDKNGYDDYYSVISSRASYASSDLYSFNGLSSRNPGSTFNGYKSSLYEGSPCSGSRLVSGSVSHPLEYTSYRSSSSRASSRASSARASPVDNCSSVASYLRSKTSSNVLPRDLDNVTIPDFTDQLEDKDYLEKGSRAASILTTGTLTTSGGTSSRRGSGETAITVDAETSIREIKEIHELKDQIQDVETKYTQNLKDVKDVLAEMEEKYRKAMVSNAQLDNEKTNLMYQVDTLKDSLMELEELLSESRREFEEKVKEYEREKHAHSVLQFQFKEVKETLKQSEELLNEIRQLRIKQDGFVREISDLQETLEWKDKKIGALERQKEYTDAIRIERDELREEVVKLKDILKKHGIVLGPDLNINGDIGEAEVDGLPPSGDSVPNTAQDSQTSPTEGNSMLGNTEEIQLRSSAEEEVEPEQQQEMLKEEPKENHLSFDTHCNIADESTLKTSSEEQPIEKQQTCLPKEEDSIGDNVLSKDLNVDINGRPVTEAECVISKIICSPELGEILTSAEESVPERETAQGADLGEPSKSDLGEKEVKSGGVETQSDDSRGKCRKLFEEQECKQEVVEESNLRITESCPQQKGIEDVMKETLPESVSAESNPEPQQELENVIEAENDEIEEPSRSQPQGASATGKKKKRKRRGKKKGFTHEDKHQHKDGTEKQNSIEETDVELIKGDNWPKTEPNIDSSVTETFKELKMDHIEITQDRQETEDVATEVRVEPTESFSHKGALNEPNMEHVTNEHEEEQSLETKTVQEVEASLKIPYQMETTKESRIEPTKDEQDKEQLLQIEKVEEVDSLTSPSDANLSASDVTLILNIEDTDNKEFTSSVDDPKFGDPSNNGEDNPSEPENVHLVENEVGCVEQTKPECTTNNSSFETNSIQNTETESHNSSNGDITADQSEESNDFQMLSLKGLSHSESPPGPEEATGTVKEPGVDTEREGSSPSVSCHGDHQSEFNQDTIEKEKLTGNLRESEDLIEIDSSLHEEEGDTCDSATFTKNTELEAEECLLEPVAQAEQFCEIESQRVMCIDQTDEYHGEVSLETKAITTTTMSSRGESSREVSEIGFPVEQESAAVEDSGQENCKNYQENEKSIFLSAEQLHESSKDKSENHGSNPPSQHDSDEDENEQSFDFDDIDMEAAIASNPSGNPQQEEVEDGVEVMSDEGNIDSSGLCQSNTEPHENTQDKTVDDETDVKCLVEDSNRAGTLAEESSIFPQDSKNTHEEADCEKEENVCEEQVNTQKDETNEADEASLVTEEGKGLSVVEHNATSLDVVEEGLDVIQHEMQDKDLLLPKIADQGTSNKESPESGKDLKKNSKKGKGKSREECKMS; from the exons GCAGAGGCCAGGCTCGCAGCGAAGAGGGCAGCCAGGGCAGAAGCCAGAGAGATCCGCATGAAGGAGCTTGAGAGACAACAGAAAGAG ATCTTTCAGGTGCAGAAG AAATATTATGGCTTGAACACCAAATCAGATGACCGTGTGGACAGTAAATGGGGAGATATTGAACAGTGGATG GAGGACAGTGAGAGATACTCACGTTCCTTACAGATACACACG CTCTCAGATGACGATGAGCGACTGTCAATGGGAAGCCGGGGCAGTGTCAGG TCGGATGCTGATGCACTTGCAGCTTGTGGTGGAGCG GGCTCCCCTCATAAgaagtcaaagaaaaagaagaaacataagCACAAAGACAGAGAT AAGAATGGCTATGATGATTATTACAGCGTTATATCCAGCAGG GCATCTTATgcttcttctgacttgtataGCTTCAATGGTCTGTCTTCCAGAAACCCAGGTTCAACTTTCAATGGGTACAAG AGCTCCTTATATGAAGGAAGCCCCTGCAGTGGATCTCGGCTAGTCTCTGGCTCAGTCTCCCAT CCTTTAGAGTACACTAGTTATCgcagctccagctccagagCCTCCAGCAGGGCCAGTTCAGCCCGTGCCAGCCCAGTG GACAACTGCAGCTCAGTTGCAAGTTATTTAAGGAGTAAAACCAGCAGCAATGTCCTGCCCCGGGACCTGGACAATGTTACTATTCCTGACTTTACAGAT cagTTGGAGGACAAAGATTATCTTGAGAAG GGATCTCGAGCAGCTTCTATCTTAACAACAGGAACCCTAACCACCTCAGGTGGGACATCCTCCCGGAGAGGAAGTGGAGAGACAGCAATAACTGTAGATGCTGAGACCTCCATACGAGAAATCAAG GAGATTCATGAACTGAAGGATCAGATTCAAGATGTGGAAACCAAGTACACACAGAACCTAAAAGACGTCAAG GATGTATTAGCAGAAATGGAGGAGAAATATCGGAAAGCCATGGTGTCCAACGCCCAGCTGGataatgagaaaacaaacttGATGTACCAGGTGGACACACTCAAGGACTCACTCATGGAACTGGAGGAACTGTTGTCTGAGTCGCGCCGGGAATTTGAGGAGAAAGTCAAG GAATATGAGCGAGAGAAACATGCCCACAGTGTTCTTCAGTTCCAGTTCAAAGAAGTGAAAGAGACGCTAAAACAAAGTGAAGAGCTGCTAAAT GAGATTCGTCAGCTGCGTATAAAACAGGATGGTTTTGTTAGAGAAATATCAGACCTGCAGGAGACACTGGAGTGGAAGGATAAAAAAATTGGG GCTTTAGAGCGACAGAAAGAATACACAGATGCAATCCGAATTGAGCGAGATGAGCTCAGAGAAGAGGTTGTGAAGCTCAAAGACATTTTGAAG AAACATGGAATAGTATTGGGACCTGATCTGAACATCAATGGGGACATTGGTGAGGCAGAAGTTGATGGACTGCCCCCCAGTGGAGACTCTGTCCCAAACACAGCTCAGGATTCACAGACCTCCCCAACGGAGGGGAACAGCATGCTTG GCAACACAGAGGAGATACAGTTAAGAAGTAGTGCAGAGGAAGAGGTGGAACCAGAGCAGCAGCAAGAAATGCTGAAAGAGGAACCAAAAGAGAATCACTTGAGCTTTGATACACACTGTAATATTGCTGATGAGTCCACACTGAAAACATCTAGTGAGGAACAACCTatagaaaaacaacagacatgCTTACCCAAAGAAGAAGACAGCATCGGAGACAATGTCCTTAGCAAGGACTTAAATGTTGACATTAATGGCCGCCCAGTCACAGAAGCCGAATGTGTAATAAGTAAAATTATTTGCAGCCCTGAACTTGGAGAAATTTTAACAAGTGCTGAGGAAAGTGTTCCAGAAAGAGAAACTGCTCAGGGGGCAGATTTGGGAGAACCAAGTAAGTCTGATTTAGGGGAGAAAGAAGTCAAAAGCGGTGGTGTTGAAACACAGAGTGATGATAGTAGAGGTAAATGTAGAAAGCTTTTTGAAGAGCAAGAATGCAAACAGGAAGTTGTTGAGGAAAGTAATTTGAGGATTACAGAATCATGTCCTCAGCAAAAAGGAATAGAGGATGTTATGAAAGAAACCTTACCGGAGTCAGTCTCTGCTGAATCAAACCCAGAACCTCAACAAGAGCTTGAGAATGTTATAGAGGCAGAGAATGATGAGATAGAGGAACCCAGCAGATCACAGCCTCAAGGTGCATCTGCcacaggaaagaagaagaaaaggaagaggagaggcaAAAAGAAAGGATTTACTCATGAGGACAAGCACCAACACAAAGATggaacagagaaacaaaacagcataGAAGAAACAGATGTAGAGTTGATTAAAGGAGACAATTGGCCAAAAACTGAACCTAACATTGACAGTTCTGTCACTGAAACCTTCAAGGAATTAAAGATGGATCATATTGAAATTACGCAGGATAGACAAGAAACTGAGGATGTAGCTACAGAAGTAAGAGTGGAACCCACTGAATCATTTTCTCACAAGGGGGCACTCAACGAACCAAACATGGAGCATGTTACAAATGAGCATGAGGAGGAACAAAGTTTGGAAACTAAGACTGTACAAGAAGTAGAGGCATCTTTGAAAATCCCTTATCAAATGGAAACTACTAAGGAATCAAGAATAGAACCCACAAAAGATGAGCAGGACAAAGAACAGCTTTTGCAAATAGAGAAGGTAGAAGAAGTGGACTCTTTGACAAGCCCTTCAGACGCCAACCTGAGTGCATCTGATGTTACACTCATCTTAAACATTGAGGACACAGACAACAAAGAGTTTACTTCAAGTGTAGATGACCCTAAATTTGGAGACCCCTCAAATAATGGTGAAGACAATCCTAGTGAACCAGAAAATGTTCATCTTGTAGAGAATGAAGTTGGGTGTGTTGAGCAAACAAAACCTGAATGCACAACTAACAACAGCAGTTTTGAAACAAACAGTatccaaaacactgaaactgaatCTCACAATTCAAGCAATGGTGACATTACTGCTGATCAATCAGAGGAGTCAAACGATTTTCAGATGCTCAGTCTCAAAGGTTTGTCTCACTCAGAGTCACCCCCAGGACCTGAGGAGGCAACTGGGACAGTCAAAGAGCCTGGAGTAGATACGGAACGAGAAGGCTCTTCTCCCAGTGTCAGTTGTCATGGTGATCATCAGTCAGAGTTTAACCAAGACACGATAGAAAAAGAGAAGCTTACTGGAAACCTAAGGGAATCTGAAGATTTAATCGAGATAGATAGCTCCTTGCATGAAGAAGAAGGAGATACTTGTGACAGTGCAACATTTACGAAAAACACTGAATTGGAAGCTGAAGAGTGTCTTTTGGAGCCTGTGGCTCAGGCTGAACAATTTTGTGAAATAGAAAGCCAAAGAGTTATGTGCATTGATCAAACTGATGAATATCATGGGGAGGTGTCTTTAGAAACAAAAGCGATTACCACCACAACCATGTCAAGCAGAGGAGAGTCTTCAAGAGAAGTTTCTGAGATCGGCTTCCCTGTCGAACAGGAATCAGCTGCCGTAGAAGATTCAGGacaagaaaactgtaaaaattatCAGGAAAacgaaaaaagtatttttctttcagctgagCAACTGCATGAGTCTAGCAAAGACAAATCAGAGAATCATGGTTCCAATCCACCCAGCCAGCATGACAGTGATGAAGATGAGAACGAGCAGTCTTTTGATTTTGATGACATAGATATGGAAGCAGCCATTGCATCAAATCCCTCTGGAAATCCACAACAGGAAGAAGTTGAGGATGGAGTTGAAGTCATGTCCGATGAAGGCAACATTGATAGTTCAGGGCTGTGCCAAAGTAATACTGAACCACATGAAAATACACAAGACAAGACAGTTGATGATGAGACTGATGTGAAGTGTTTAGTTGAAGATAGTAATCGGGCAGGTACACTAGCTGAAGAGTCAAGCATCTTCCCCCAAGACAGCAAAAACACTCATGAAGAAGCTGACTGTGAGAAggaggaaaatgtgtgtgaagagCAAGTAAACACACAGAAGGATGAAACCAATGAAGCAGATGAAGCAAGTCTCGTTACAGAAGAAGGAAAGGGTTTGAGTGTTGTAGAGCACAATGCAACATCTTTAGATGTAGTAGAGGAAGGATTAGATGTCATTCAGCATGAAATGCAGGATAAAGATTTGCTTTTACCAAAGATTGCAGACCAAGGGACCAGCAACAAAGAGTCACCAGAGTCAGGGAAAGATTTGAAGAAGAACAGCAAGAAAGGCAAAGGCAAGAGCAGAGAGGAATGCAAGATGTCTTAG